The genome window GATActtcctgcttttttttaaaaaaaaaattaagagagagaaaaaaggcagCGCTCTGGGCTCTCGCTTTGTTTGCAGCTGCTGCTCATGCGCTTTGTGCGCACCTGGGGTTGGAGCCGCTAACGGGAGGGAAGGAGCGCACATTGGGCTCCGGGCAGCGGACTGACGGCGAGGGATGGCCGAGAGGAAAGGGGCAAGAGACCGACTGGGTTAGAGATCGAagccgctcctcccccccccacccccctcagacTGATAGTAACGGCACCGAGTGACATGGCTGGAGCAGGGACGCTTCATTAAAAGTCCGGcggcgacgacgacgacgacgacaacagcCTCATCACCCGCTCCCGGCCCGGAGCCGCCACCCGCTCCCCGAGCCGCCTCCCAGCGGAGTTGCTGTTGGTCGATTAATTTTTGATTGAAGCCCGCGGCCTCGGTTCCCACggccgctcctctcctctcctcccccaccaccaccaccacccgccCCCCTGTGTTTATGCTGCTGGCGGTGAAGCCTTTGGAGATGGGAGGAAAGCAGAGCACGGCAACCCGTTCGAGGACCGCTTTCCCCGGCGTCTCGACGGACGACAGCGCCGTCCACGCCGGGCATTACACCCACTACCGGACCGGCGTCAACCCCATGGGGCTGAGGACTCGCTCGGTCAGCAGCGTGGCCGGCATGGAGCCGGCGCATCCCTTCGGGCTgtacggaggaggaggaggaggagggcgggcaggaggaggaggcggcggtggtggtgtcggtggcggcggcggcggcggcagcaGGGCAGGCGATGGAGCAGAGCAAGGCAGCGGGACCGGTGGTGGAGGTAGTGATGGTCCCGGCGGTGGCGGTGGGCCCGACTCCGCTGGCAACGGTTACCAGGAgacgggaggaggcggaggagggacGGGCACCAGGGAGCTGCAGCTGTACCTGGGATCGCGGGCGGCGTCGCTGTCCGACTCCCTGCCGCTCCATTTAGCGCCACGGTGGTTCAGCGCACACAGCGGTGAGTAAACCTGCCTGCTCCCAGCATTAACCTTCAACACGACTACTGGCAGCAATGTCATTAGTAGTAGTCTTACTTGCTCATTAATATGCTAATAAAGCTGATGCAATTAGTTATGGCTAATTGTTTGCATCAATTAATAAGGATTAGTGCAATTGATAAATATTTTATCGGCACCGATTACAATAATAATCATGTTTCACCGACAGTTAATAACGCTAATTAATTGCTGGTATCTGTTGTTAATTTAGCCATTCCAGCGTGATTGCCATCAGTTAATATCATTAGAAATTGCCCTTGGTAATTGCGTTGCATAAATGGAAAAATGCTTTTGGAACTGAGTAATGATTACTAGTACCAGTTGATAACTAAAAGTCTGTTAGCATCAATTAATATCACTATCGTAATGTTATTAATCATCACTGACAATaacaaacaattttttttgtcagttaaTTCATTAGTAATTGATGTTAGTACCAGTTAGTATATTAATACAAAGTATATTAGTACCAGTTATTATAAATGCCATAAATATTGTAAGATGCAGTTTGCATTTGTTTTTATGAATTATTAGTTACAATAATAGTAATAACATTACTATTAGTAATTGTTATAATAGCActaatttatagaatcatagaaatttcagttcagaaggaggcATTTGGTTCAACATGGCTGTCCCAGTGCTAGTTCCTCATTGGGTAACATTACAGTACATCACTAATAGCTATAGTGCTAACTGATTGCCACCATTATTAACAGGGCTATCAATGTTACCCTTAATTACTGTATTATTGATAATACTATTGTTACACTCATTATTACCATTAAATAAGAACAAGTTCACACAGTTTAAAATAGCCAATTCTCTTAAACTTTGGACCACTGTAGGAATTTttgattttcctctttttttccaGGTCCCCACAGTAAAGCCATTTTCCATTTCCAATTTAATTTTTTATTGCTCATTAAAAGCACAGTACCGTATAATTAAATTAGAATAAATTGGTTGCATACAGGTAGGAAGTAACAATAGCTACTTCTGTCCCTCATCCCATCAGTATTTAGCAGtaacttaattttttttgagTAGAGATGTAGGAGCAAGGCATTAGTGTGCTTACACTGCTGACCTCTTTGACCCTGGGTTTTTGCCACTCATAGAACCAGAACCAGAATCTGGGAATGTCCAGTGTCATGGGTAGTGTCTAGAGGTCCACCGAAAAAAAATCTCAAGTACCTTTCTAAGAGTGGATATCCGATGGAATGATGGTCCACTGCAGTTTCAAATACTCCAAAAGTCTATTCGATTAACACTGAAAATATCACACATCTGTACATAAGGAAAAGCCTTTTTTCCATTCATGTTCAATGGCTCCATTGTTGTGTTCCAACAAGTAGGCTGGAGAATAAACCTTTCACTCACCAGTAAAATGATAATTCTGTTTGACCATGAGGACAATACATTCTGTTATGTAAACATCGCTTGTGTATCATGTGATGCTGCAGTATGACGTCCTGCATAATTGGGACTGTATTTCAACATATTTGTCACAGATTGACTTCCAATATTTCACATataacagcaacttgtatttcaATAGCACTCCTCATGTACATGAAGATGTGTTAGAGCTTTATATTAAGTAGGAAAAACAGTAGCTACTGAGTAGGAGGTAATAAAAAGAAACCAGCGATGGTTAACATGGGTAGGCTGAAGGCATGATCAAAAAGGGTTTTGAAAGGAGGGTTGTTGGTGGCAAGGTGGAGAGATGTAGGTAGGACGATCcagagtggctgaatggccaccaGCGACGAAGTGGGGAATGAAGAGTACCTAAAGTTTGAGGAGCTGAGGATGGACGGTGGTGATTACTAAGGCAGGTTGAGGAAGGCCATCAAGATATTTGAAAGTGAAATGAAGTTAACTTCCTGGAGCACAGGATGCCAGTGAAACTTGAAAAGCATGGAGTGATATCAGTGCAGGACTTTGTGGTAATGAGGATGTGTGCTGGGTATTGGATGAGTGGCAACTTGTGGAGGCCAACTAGGAGAGTGTTAGTAAAATAAAGCCTGGAGATGATGAAAGCATGGACTAGGGTTTTGCTGGCAGTGGAGGAGAATTAGGGACAGAGCTGAGCAATGTTAGAGGTGGGAGAAAACAGTTTTGGTAAGAGTGAATGTGGGGGAGGAAGCTGTGCTCGGGTCAAACAGTAAGCCATGGTTCTACACCTCCTGACTAAGCCTGAGATGGAATGTAGGGAGGCTGATGGAGTCGAGACTAGAGACACAAAGGTGCTGGAGGTAGCCAAAAAGGATGACTTTATTTATTCCAGCAGTAAGCTGGAGAAACTTTTGGCTTTGATGTTGGAAAAACGATTAGACAGCTTTTCAGAGGTCTTTGGATCAATGCAGCGTTTCATAATTTTGCCCTGTGGGAAGGAAATTGAGAAGTGATCACATTCTAGAGTAATTGCTAGAcaatactttgatttttttttggcagtgTTATTGACATTAACAGGGAAAGAATCCTGAAAAAGTGAGGACAGCATTTTGTTTTTGGCTTATTGCCTTAATATAAAGCAGCATTTTTTTTGAATTGAATTGTATGTTAACAAGTAAAACTAGTGACAGTTTTGCATAATTTGGTCATCCACTGGAGCCACTTGTCAAGCAGGCAAACTTGTGTTTAGCCTTCAGGGTTGAGATCTACTTGTTGTGAGCAAACAGCCAGTGATTAATATAGAGCCCACTGTATTGGTGCACATGGAAAGATGGGGCACAGGTTTATACCGTTGTGGTGTCACATGGTCAGCTATTGCTCCTGCTGGGCTCTAGAGGTAGGTGAACATTAGCTGCTTCCTCATTCAGAGGGAGGCTAAACTGAAATGTTGAATCAACAAGCTACTGATGCATATCTCTTGGCCGTTTGCAGTGTTGCAATGGCCTTGGAGCAGGCCGAGGTTTGCCCCCTCAATCAAAGAATATGACGTTGCATGGGGGTACTGAAAAAGGGATAAAGTTACACAAATAAGGCAGAGAAAAATAGAATTTGTGTAGTCGTGAAGGATGGTGTGCTGTCAATTGATTTGCTATCCAGATTATGCAGCTTCAAAGGAGTTAATAGTTGCAGTCTACTTATCAACCTCAGTGGTATAAGGTTCAGTGTCAAATGTGATGATTAGTTCAAGGTGCCTGACACTGAACCATTTAAGGGAGAATGACACTTAATGAAAGATGAACTTTCTGCTCTGTTTGTTGGGGTTATTATGACAAAAGTTTACCTCTTCTGGTTCTCGAACCTTGTGAGCTAAGTGTTCTTCATTTGGAGACAGATCGGTGCTAATAAGTGGGAGAAATGTGGTAAGTAATGTTGCTTTAATACAACAACAGTAACATTCCTGCAATCATAATGGAATAGTGGATGtgccaaatattttgtatttttacCAAAAAAGTTGAGAATTATCGAGTCCTGTTTTTAATTTGGTTGGAGGATTTTAGAGCTGTAAATTATTGGAGATGATATTGACAGGACAATTAAAGAAAGACACTGATAAAACCCAGGAAAGAACAAAGCTACATGGAAACTCTTCAGAATAATAATTACACATGTAACTTGAGTTAAAAAGTAGGATTTGTCTATAGTGAAGCTccattttaatgaaaaaaataacTGTCCTTATTGACTTGCCAAATTAGTGAGCataatataaaaaataaattggTACCAGCTGATATATGATAGTCTGAGTAATGTATCATGCATTGTTTGGATCATAAGGAATAGTGGAAAATGTGTCTTGGGCCAAACTGAGGCTTTAGCCATACAACAGTTAATCTCTGCATACTGACTGAACTTTTATTGAAAAAAATAGAAGTTTACAGTCTTTGTAAGTTGATGCAACAGCTACCACCTCTTGGCATTAATGACTCTACTTTTACGTCACCTTCATCTATTGATATGCATGGACTCACTATCTCCTATGACCTCAAATGGAACTTGCACGTCTCTTACTAAAGCTGCGGCCATGAAGATCAGTTTCCAACCCATTCTTTTCCCCCCGCAATAATTTAACTCTGCCAAACCTGAGCAGAGATATATCTAGGAAGGCTATTCCTGCATCTTTCTTAATCCTGGACAGGATACAGGAAAAAGTTTGATATCTGATGGGTAATCTCCCTCTCATCTGCAGTCCTTTTCTTttgtgtgctgtctctctcctcttgtgcacatgccctctctctcttatCCTTTTGCATGCTCTCACTCTTTCATCAACACTActatgcagcggttcaagaaggtggctcaccaccaccttcttgagggcaattagggatgggcaataaatgccggcctcgccagcgacgcccacatcccatgaacgaataaaaaaaactatgtaATGTTCATCTGAACTTTCCTCTTTTGTCCTTCAGCTGCAAATATACCATCCTACACATTCTTCCCCCTCCAAGTGTTGTAATCATTGCACGGTCTCCTACTTGAACCAGTTCCTTTGCAGGATCTCAAAACTGTAGAATTTGTTACCTGCCTCTCATTTTCATTCCCTCTACGATCTTTTGGCTTGTAAAAGCTAAGTTTAGTGTAATTTTGTCCCCTTATGCCTCTGTAAACTGCCGTGAGCTGCTTTTTCTATTTTAAAGGTGATATATATGAGTTCTTAATTACAACTTTCTGATTTACTTTGTCCTCTCCGATACTTTTTTCAACTTTGGACTATAGGTCTTGACTTTTCATTTATGTTTCCAAACTTCTTGGTAATACCCCTCAATTACAGGAAATGGTCAGTCTGAAGATTAGAACTGTTTTGTGAAGCAAATGCGTGATCAGTTTCAGACCATAACCTTAATAAAACGACTATAGAGTGTCTTCTAATTGCACCGTGAATTAGTTCAAGATTGCAGCAATTTCAAGTTGAAGAAAGTTTATTGAACCTGGAGTGACCTCGATACTTTTGGTCGTGCATCAAACTGTTAATAGTTGTACTTAATAAGGCACGTCATGATGCAGTGAAGCTCGATATTTTGTCATGGAAAATGAGCAGCTCACTGTAAAAGCAACCCACCATCATTGCACTGTGGTCAGACCAATAATGGTTACACGTGACCATTACGTGACTAACAAATGATGGAAGTTATAATGTTGAGCATGGAATACAATGAAAAGGAGTACAGAAAGAAACTTTTAAGAGTTTTTATAGCTTAAAATGTTTGAAATGGTAGAACAAGCCTTGGggagtggtgctgaatttcttaCCATATGGAACGGTGCTGAGCAACTGGTGAAGAATGTAAATTTATAACCGCACAGATGGCGGAACCTGAACTTCTTTGGGGTCTGACACCCTTTTCTCTTAAATCTATACGCACTTGATCCTTCCAACTGTTTTTTGTTGAACACTGGATTTGTTGCTGCCGTTGGTAGAATGGCTATCGATCTGAATTTAGAATTACATGCTTTTGTTTTTGTGATTCTGGACACAGGTTTTGTACTGTATTTTTGTTACTGACACAAAAGATGTTTTTTCATGTGTGACGTTAATAGAGAACATGTCATGAGCAGTGAAATAGGATTACGTTTTTCCTAAATGGTAGCTAACGAGATAGTCAGCCTCATTAATATGGTGATATTTTTCAGCCCTCATTGCAAGTTACCGTCTCTTTTTATGTAACACTGTGATGGCATTCAAAAGCTTGTTGGTGAGTTTTGATTGTAACAGACGCGTTACCAAATATTCATTTTTAGTTActatgtaattttaaaaagaatttcagATTACACTATTTGTGTTTTAAATCCCTGTCATTATGTAAAGGCATTTGCACTTGTCCCTGGAAgatttgcttgccattttaaaatCTCTTTAATGGGGATTAAAATTAGAAATTCTCGGTCGGTACAGTTGCAATAACCTTATGTTTCAATAACTTGTCTCAGTCATAGTTTTCAACTTccagctttgatttttttttccttatttcCTGAAGTTTACACTAAATTAAGTCAGCATGACACTTTGCTGGTAATGCACCAACTCCCATCTTTAGTTCCTTCCtgacctgatttttaaaaaaaagttgttatATTGGCAGTACCAATGCGTCATGCAAATAGAAATTTAGGCTCGCATCGAAACAAGTCACAGTATTAAAGTGCACTGATtatcatagtaggcacagcacaggaggaggccattcggcccatcgtgcctgtgttgactctttgaaagaactatccaattagtcccattcccctgttctttccccatagccctgtaatttttttttcccttaagtatttatctgattcccttttgaaagttactattgaatctgcttccaccaccctttaaggcagtgcattccaaattatGGGGCATTGACTGAAGTCCTCCTGGGGCCTGACTGAAGTGTGGGAAATTAATCTCAGTCCTCTCACCTGAATAAACTGTAAATTAGAAACTGCAGAATAACAAAACTTCAAATCTTTGCTGTGCATATGAATGCTTTAAACCAAGTTTCCTACCATATTTGCTATTCTAACATATGTACAGTAACCATGGTTGTGTATATTGATATAACTTGTCTCGGTGTTTGGATAACAAGAGCAGTGATTACATGGAGCATATAAGACAACAGATTTTTAATTTTTCCCCCTGTTTTCTTTATTATCCCTCTCTTCCCTGAGGGCAGTGACTCATGCCGGGATACAGCGTCTGCCACTCTCTAGTCTATGCCCAACGGTGTTTCCACTTTTTCCGGGCCTTCCGCAGCTTACGGCAGATTGGCGGGAGAACCGCTGGCAAAATCTGTCCCCTGAAATGTTAGTGGACCCGCTGAAAGGGAGTACGTGGCAGCCAACTGTTTCCTGATTTTGATGGGTGCCCTTTCAGTTTTTTAGCAGGCATCACCACATGAGTGGGAACGTTGCTgatttttccttttctctttctcaatTCTATCCATTCCATGAGCCGGGAACACTAAAGCCAGTTCGAGTTTCCAACCACTGACCGAGTTGAGATCAGAACatttacatttataaattaatttaccatttaatttttttttagcttgACCATATAGCAAATAATGAATGGTCCCCAAGCCCTTTGCTATCATTATTTTAATTGCTAGCATTAAAAGAACTCTGTTTTTGGTTTTGAAAGGTTAGTTGGATAATGAAAGGTTATTTGCAGCTTCCTAATGTATTGAGCAGTATTAAGTACTACGGTTGCTAGATGAGACGCTGTTACTAATTAAGAGGTTCTAATTACAAAATGAGGTTTGcgttggggaggaggtggggaggtgtcattgacagtgtaTTGAGTTTGGTTTGGACATCTTTCCTTATTCTGTTCACTGCCTCCCCTACATCTGAAATATGCAGTGATGGGATATCAGACAAACTactgagttttaaatgttgcctcACTAACGCATACGGTGTTGGACTGTGACAAACAAGAAGTTTGACTTTCATGTGTGTCTTATGTTAATAGTCTTTTTTTGGcatcaacaataacaacagcttacatttatatagtgcctttaatatagtaaaatgtcccaaggtgcttcacaggagtgttatcagacaaaatttaatgtcgagccacatattaggacaggtgaccaaaagcttggtcaaagaggtaggttttaaggagcctctgaaaggaggagagggaggtagagaggcaaagaggtttagggagggaattccagagcttagggcctagacagctgaaagcacggccgtcaCTAGTGGGGCAACGGAAATCGGGAATGgactagaggccagaattggaggaatgcagagttctcagagggttatagggctggaggaggttacagagatgtggAGGGGCAagggctgagaattttaaattcgaggtgttgctgcaccgggagccaatgtaggtcagcgagcacaagggtgatgggtgaacgggacaggTGCAAGTTatgatgtgggcagcagagttttgaatgagctgaagtttacggagggtggaagatgaccTCTTTTTCTTCCTATCCCCTCAGATTACATGGTGGGTAGGCACAGTCATGTTCCCAGTGATTGGCCAACTACTCAAAAGCATGGAAGATTGTTGTGAATTGGTTCTTAGGGATTTTCTTTCCTGTTTTTTCAAAAGGGAACAAGTACCCGGAAGTGATTATAGGCCAGTAATCTCATTAAGGGTTACAGGTGAAATAAATCATGAAAGCAAAGCATTGTCATGAGCTCTGAGATGAAATCACTATTGCGATCATTCCCATTTATCATTTAATTCTGTTGCATGCTTTCTAGATTTGGTGTCAGCACTTTTCTTCCAGTTGCTGGTAAATATCAATTACAGGATGTTGCGTGAAATTCATGTGCGATAGAATCCAGCAAGGGCTAACTGTGGTCTAATCGCTGCACATatagtgttggtgtgtgtgtgtgtgtgtatgtatgtgtatgtatgtatgtataaaaTAATTCCTCACTTTTGGGGACATTGAGAGTTCGAATTCAGCAtgtgagattttttttcttttttatttgttcgtgggatgtgggcgttgctggcgaggccagcatttattgcccatcctcaattgccgttgagaaggtggtgatgagctgccttcttgaactgctgtagtccatgtggtgatggttcttccacagtgttgttaggaagggagtttcaggattttgacccagtgacgatgaaggaacggcgatatatttccaagtcgggatggtatgtgacttggaggggaacgtgcaggtggtgttgttcccatgtgcctggtgcccttgtccttctaggtggtagaggtcgcgggtttgggaggtgctgtcaaagaagccatggcgagttgctgcagtgcatcctgtggatggaacacactgcagccacagtgcgctggtggtggagggagtgaatgtttagggtggtggatggggtgctaatcaagcgggctgctttgtcctggatggtgttgagcttcttgagtgttgttggagctgcactcatccaggcaagtggagagtattccatcacactcctgacttgtgccttgtagatggtggaaaggctttggggagtcaggaggtgagtcactcgccgcagaatacccagcctctgacctgctcttgtagccacagtatttatgtggctggtccagttaagttcctggtcaacggtgacccccattGAAGGCCAAGAATCCCCTATTCTGCTACTTTCTAGCACAGCATGGTGCTCTGAATCTTCACTTTGGTGGGTCATTTGTTacctttcagagaaatgtaaggaatcttacaacaccaggttatagtccaacaaatttattttaaaatcacaagctttcggagattatccccttcgtcaggtgaatgagtgaaaggttctcaaatcgcatatcttatattaggctgggacaccatcacaccaatcaaaaggtgtcgttggtgttcagacagattagccacggagaacagtacgtcccagtacgctgaatatacattgtgtcaaattacacagacagaaagagacccaaatggcacagagagagagagagagagagagagagaatattaaaaacagataacttttttttccccttgctggtggggttacgtgtcgcgtgacatgaacccaagatcccggttgaggccatcctcatgggtgcggaacttggctatcaatttctgctcgacgattttgcgttgtcgtgtgtctcgaaggccaccttggagaacgcttacccgaagatcggtggctgaatgtccttgactgctaaagtgttccccgactgggagggaaccctcctgtctggcgattgttgcgcggtgtccgttcatccgttgtcgcagtgtctgcatggtctcgccaatgtaccatgctccggggcatcctttcctgcaacgtatgaggtagacaacgttggccaagtcacaggagtatgtaccatgtacctggtgggtggtgtcctcttgtgtgatggtggtatccgtgtcgatgatgtcacacgagaggacatcacccaccaggtacatggttcatactcctgtgacttggccaacgttgtctacctcatacgttgcaggaaaggatgccccggtgcatggtacattggcgagaccatgcagacactgcgacaacggatgaacggacaccgcgcaacaatcgccagacaggagggttccctcccagtcggggaacactttagcagtcaaggacattcagccaccgatcttcgggtaagcgttctccaaggcggccttcgagacacacgacaacgcaaaatcgtcgagcagaaattgatagccaagttccgcacccatgaggacggcctcaatcgggatcttgggttcatgtcatgctacacgtaaccccaccagcaagggggaaaaaaaagttatctgtttttaatattctctctctctctgccttttgggtctctttctctctgtctgtgtaatttgacacaatgtatattcagcgtactgggacgtactgttctccgtggctaatctgtctgaacaccaacgacaccttttgattggtgtgatggtgtcccagcctaatataagatatgcgatttgagaacctttcactcattcacctgacgaaggggataatctccgaaagcttgtgattttaaaataaatttgttggactataacctggtgttgtaagattccttacatttgtccaccccagtccatcaccggcatctccacacctttcagagagagagagagagagagagagaagagagagagagagagagagagagagaaattaaatTGGGTTCCGACTGATTCTGTAAACAAATTGTTAACCCATTAAAGGTTGGTTCCTGGTTTTGCGGCTCGCTCATGATGATGCTGAAACCTTTCATTTGCATTGCCTGCTATAATTTCTTTATGAAGCTAGAAGACTTTGTTCATTTTGATTTTGCCTTGTGTTTTCATTACCAGCgttctagtttttaaaaaaaaaaatatttttcctgcATTGGGTTCTGTAAGAAA of Heptranchias perlo isolate sHepPer1 chromosome 16, sHepPer1.hap1, whole genome shotgun sequence contains these proteins:
- the znrf1 gene encoding E3 ubiquitin-protein ligase znrf1 encodes the protein MLLAVKPLEMGGKQSTATRSRTAFPGVSTDDSAVHAGHYTHYRTGVNPMGLRTRSVSSVAGMEPAHPFGLYGGGGGGGRAGGGGGGAEQGSGTGGGGSDGPGGGGGPDSAGNGYQETGGGGGGTGTRELQLYLGSRAASLSDSLPLHLAPRWFSAHSGFKCPICSKSVASDEMEMHFIMCLSKPRLSYNDDVLSKDAGECVICLEELLQGDTIARLPCLCIYHKSCIDSWFEVNRSCPEHPSD